The DNA segment TGAGCCATATTCTATTGTCGCAGGTAATCCAGCTAAAATTATTAGAAAGCGCTTTTCTGAAAATATAATTAGCGAGATTGAACAGCTAAAATGGTGGGATAAAAGCGATGAAGAGTTAATAAAAATCAAACCTTTATTTTTTAAGGACTTCTCAAAAATAAAAAGCATTTATGAATAAAACAATCGCCATCATTCCAGCAAGAGGAAACTCAAAACGGCTACCGGGGAAAAATCTTCTCCCACTTGGCGGCATTCCCCTAATCGCACACAGTATTCTTTATGCGCAAGCAAATTCCGAAACAATCGATGCCGTTTATGTCTCTACAGATTGTGAACAGATAAAAAACGTAGCTCTGGAATACGGGGCAAAGGTTATTGACCGCCCAGTGGCGTTATCGGGACATTTAGAGCCTACCGTTTCTGCATTAAAGCATGTGCTTGAAAACATCGAGATTGTAGATTCAGTTATTTTGCTGCAGCCTACAAATCCATTGCGACCTGTCAACTTACTAAAAGAAGCGTTTGAAAATTATACACATAGTAATGTGGATAGTTTGTTTACGGTAACTCGAAATCATCAGAAGTTTGGCAAAATAATGGAGGGTCGCTATATGCCCTTTAATTACAAATTAGGTCAGAGAAGTCAGGATTTAGATCCTCTCTATTTTGAAAATGGTTTGCTTTATATTAGCAAAGCTGATTTAATTTTGAGAGATATAATTTTGAGTGAACTTGCAATACCATTTATTATTGACCATCCATTTGCTAAAGTCGATATTGACACGCAGGAGGATTTTGATTTTGCTGAGTACGTTATTAGTAGGAGTCTTTAGCTTTCAGCTCTCAGCTCTCAGCTTTTAACTTTTAGTCTTTAGTTTTCAATCTTTTGCCCAAGATTCTTATACCTTGATTAATATAGTATATAAAAAATTTTAATTTAAGTTGACATATATTATTTTCTAAGCAGAATATTATGGAATTTTATTAACTGTAAATTTTAATATAGAACTTCAGTTAGTTGAACATGATTCTGAAGTAATGAGAAAGAGCGAAAAAACAGGCCTTAATTAGTGCCGATTTTATGCCTATTTAAACCTTATCCTAATGTAGAAATGCAATGAACTCTATATATGGACTTGATTCAAAATAAATTAGCAGCTAAGAATTGGCACTTCGACTGCAGCCGCAGTGGCATCCCACTAAATTTTAAAAAGTAGTAACATTGTACTAAATACCATTTAATGAAACCATATATAGAGATTGCAGGTAGAAAAATTGGCGCAGATTACCCGCCATTGGTGATTGCCGAGTTAGGAATCAATCACGAAGGATCTTTAGAAGTTGCTAAGGAAATGGTAGATGCTGCTTCTCGGGCGGGCGTAGAAATGATTAAGCATCAGACTCATATTGTAGAAGACGAAATGAGCGGTGCAGCAAAGAAAGTTATTCCCGGAAATGCGGCCGTCTCTATTTATGAAATTATGCAGCGCTGCGCATTGAGTGAAGAAGAGGAGCTGGAACTGAAAAATTATGTGGAAAGCAAAGGGATGATTTTTATTTCGACTCCCTTTTCGAGAGCGGCTGCACAAAGACTGGAGAAATTTGATGTTGCAGCTTACAAAATAGGCTCGGGCGAATGCAGCAATTATCCCTTGCTAGAGCATATTGCTGCATTTGGAAAACCGGTAATTTTGAGTACCGGAATGAATGATCTTGAAAGTATTGCCAAAGCAGTAGCGATATTTGACGCAAAAAAAGTTCAAGTTGCACTTTTGCACACTACGAATTTATATCCAACACCAATCCATTTGGTGCGCCTAGGTGCAATGACCCAAATGAGTGAAGCATTTCCAGATAAAGTATTCGGGCTCAGCGATCATACCTTAAATAACAATGCCTGTCTGGCAGCAGTTGCGCTGGGTGCTGCTATTTTGGAAAGACATTTTACCGATGTTATGGAACGTTCTGGACCCGATATAGTATGCAGCATGGACGAGAAAACTTGCCAAGAACTAATTAAAAATTCAAATGAAATTTGGCAAATGCGAGGTGGCGTAAAAAAGGCGGCGGAAGAGGAGCAGGTTACTATAGATTTTGCCTTTGCTACGGTTTGCAGTATTGCTACCGTAAAAAAAGGGACAGCCTTAAGCAAAGAGAATATTTGGGTAAAGAGACCGGGCACAGGGGCGATTAAAGCTGAGCATTTTAATTCGATTTTAGGAAAGATCGCCACTAGAAATATAGAAAATGATCAGCAATTAGAATATAAAGATTTCGAATAAAACTATTGTTCACAAAAAAAGGCTCTCGAAATTGAGAGCCTTTTAGTTTCTACATAGAAGCATTTCTATTTTTGTCAAGGAAACTTAGAATGGCAGCAGTTGCAAAAGCGCCCGCCATATAGTATCCTACTGTGAGTGCTTTTGTTTTAAAGGATTTGGTAACGGGTTCGTCATTAAGTCCCATTTCTTTGGGCAAGGCGATGGCACCTAATCCCGCCAGTATTCCAGAAGATGCTGCACGCGTCCAAAGATCTTTGCGATTGCCTGCTATCAAACTAAAGTATGCCGCGTTGCTCATCAAATCGCCAGCAAGAGTTGCTTTATACAAAGTGTTTTTATTAGATATTTTTACTCCAAAAAATTCCGAAGTCTTCTGCAATGCTTCTTCACCAACTAGATCTATCCGAGGCATACCTTCGTCAACATTTTTTAGTGTTTCGTGCAGAGCGGTAAGAACTATGGCGCCACCTAAACCAGCAATTAAATTTAAAGTTTTCATAGAGTTTGTTTTATAAAATTAATCAAATTCTGATTTCTCAAAATTTGTTAGTAATAAAAGGACAGTAGAGTCAACAATTCAAAAAAAAACAGAGTCAATTTTTTCTTTGGTTTCGTTTTTACCGAGGTAGAAATTAATGACAAAAATTTGCTTGACTCTGAGTTATAAATATATGCATAGAGGTGGATATCTGACTTATATAATTTAGCGCAATATTTATAATATTATTTAAATGCGTTGTCTTCTAAGGAATTTAAAATTTATTTGGAAATTTTACGCTCAAAAATTATTATATAGTATCTTTCCTCAAAAAGATGATATGGAGAATCTCTACGATTTAAGCAAAAAGTTTGAATATGAAAACGGCTTTTATGCTACAGCGAATGCATCGCGGTTTAGTAAATTTATGACACACCTAGAGTTTTTTAAAAGAACTTCAGAAGTTCGAGGAGAAATTGTAGAATTTGGAATCTTTAAAGGAAATTCTTTTTTTAGATGGATAAAGTTTCGGGATTTATTGGAGCAGACATATAGTCGGAAAATTATTGGCTTCGATATTTTTGGAGATTTTCCTGAGGCACAATTGGAAGAAGATAAAGCTAAGAGAGATGCCTTTGTTAAAGAAACCAATGGTGGAGTAAGTATCAGTTTTGAAGAAATAAATACATTATTACAGCAGCAAGGCCTTGCGGAAAATGTTGACATTATAAAAGGAGATATTCTCATAACATTAGAAAATTATTTACTAGAAAACCCACATTTAAAGATATCTCTTCTTCATATAGACGTTGATTTATACGAGCCTTCAAAACATATTTTGGAGAAATTATTTGATAAGGTTACCAAAGGAGGAATTATAATTTTTGACGATTATGGTGCCTTTGCTGGAACAAATAAAGCAGTTGATGACTTTTTTAAAAATAAAGTTGAAGTAAAAAAATTACCTTATTCCCACGCTATTTCATACATTGTTAAATAGCTATTGAAGACAATATTGTTGTTTTATACTTCGGTAAATTGATTAAATGTTGGTTTACAATAGTGCCTTAACTTGAAATAGTATGTTGTTTGCCGATGACTTTGCGAGAAGGATGGGAGAGAAAATCCTTTGTTGTGGCGTTGCGGAGCAAAAGCCACAACAAAGATTGGGAACGGACAGCCTGACCAAGCCTCCGAAAATTTACTGCCTACTCAAAAACGTTGTGGCGCAGGGCTCGCCCTAATAAAAAAAATAGCTCTAGTTCATTCAAAGCTCCTTTATAAATAGCTCAGCATTTTTCTTATATTTGCTAAGCAACTAAAATTTATGACAAAAAAAATTCTCTTTATCAGCGGTACACGTGCCGACTTCGGGAAAATCAAATCATTGATTAAAATCGTTGAAGGCGATAGTCAGTTTGAAACTACGGTTTTTGTTACGGGAATGCACCTGCAGGAAAAGTATGGTTACACCTTACTAGAATTTGAGAAGTGTGGAATTACCAATATCCATACTTTTGAGAATCATACTGACGAAACTACGATGGATCTAACTTTGGCCAAAACCATTCAAGGACTTTCAGAATATGTTCAGAACAGTAAACCGGATTTGATCGTGATTCATGGCGATCGAGTAGAGGCGCTTGCTGGCGCTATTGTGGGTTCGCTAAATAATATTCTGGTGGCACATATAGAAGGTGGCGAAATTTCGGGCACAATTGACGAACTGATCCGCCATTCGACTTCCAAGATGAGTCATATTCATTTTACTTCCAACGACTTGGCCAAAAAACGCCTTATTCAGATGGGCGAAATTGAAGAATCAATCTTTACAATTGGTTCGCCAGATGTGGATATAATGTTTTCGGAGTCGCTGCCTAGTTTGGAGGTTGCAAAGGAATATTATGATATCCATTATGCAAAATACGCTATTGTAATGTTTCATCCAGTTACGACTGAGCATGACGAAATGCAGAAATATGCAGAAGATTTTGTCGAAGCTTTGCTATTGGACGATCAGAATTATGTAGTTATTTATCCAAATAATGATTTGGGAAGTTCGCTAATTTTTGAAGCATATGAGCAGCTTCGCGGAAGTTCACGCTTTAAAGTAATTCCATCTTTGAGGTTTGAATACTTTTTGACTTTACTAGAAAACGCCGATTTTATAGTAGGAAATAGTAGCGCCGGAATACGGGAAGCACCTTATTATGGAATTCCGATTATTAATGTTGGAAGCAGGCAGCAAAACAGGTCGCAGCATCCTAGTATTTTGAATGTAGGGTATAATAAGTTTGATATTTATGAAGCTTTGCAGGAGAAGAAAGTGAAAACTGCCATAACTACAACCGACAATTTCGGTGATGGAAATTCGGCAGAAGCATTTTTAGAAGCCTTGCAGAGTGATGGACTTTGGGAAGTAAATCGTCAGAAACAATTTAGGGATATTTAAAATTGTGATAGTGTCAAATAAAAGAGTGGTTTTAATTTTTCCAGACGGAGTAGGTATTAAGAATTATCTGTATTCAGATGTGTTTAAAAATACTGATACTGAACTGATAATTCTACATAATTTTGATGATGAAACCCAAAAATTACTATCTGAGATAACATCGGTTACAGAATTTTATAAAATTCCAAAATATATAGAATCATTCAAAGAAAAGTTTTTAAGAGAACTAATTTGTCTTAGTCGCTTAAAGTATAATTCGAAAATTGCAGATAATGCGACAATACTTAGCAATTGGAAAACAGATCATAAAGGTCTTTCAAAAAAGGTTTTCTATAAGCTGATAAGCAAATTGTCAACAAAGACCACTGATTATAAGAGCATATTAAAGCTAGAAAAAGCATATCAGAAGTCACTTAGAAATACAGATTTTTATAATCAAGTTAAGAATCTATTCTCCGAAATTAATCCTGACTTGGTTTTTTGCGCGCATCAAAGAGGTTTGCAATGTGCTACCATATTTGCAGTCGCAGAGGATCAAAATATTTCAAATGCAACTGTTATCTATTCATGGGATAATTTGCCAAAAGCAAGAATGGCTTTAAAAGCTGATAAGTATTTAGTTTGGTCAGTTAATATGAAGGATGAAATGCATCTTTATTATCCAGAGATATCATCGGAGCAAGTTGTAGTTTCTGGGACACCACAGTTTGAATTTTATGGCGACAGCTCGAATATTACTCCCAAAGATGAATTTTATAAAAGGTATGAATTAGATGTAGATAGGAAGATTATTTGTTTTTCGGGCGATGATACAAAAACCTCCCCAGATGATCCCAAGTATCTGTTTGACTTAGCATCTGAAATGAGTAGGAATAATTTGCAAAATGAGTATCAGATACTACTTCGCAGATGTCCGGTAGATTTCTCGGGTCGATTTAATGGCGTTATCAAGCAATTTCCAAATTTGATAAAAGAGGCTGCTCCAATTTGGAGTGTCAATTCGACAAACGTATGGTCAACGGTATTTGCTCTGCCAGATGATATTGCGCTGTTGGTTTCAACTGCCTTTTACTCTGATATTGTTGTGAACGTAGGTTCGACAATGGCTTTTGATTTTGCGATGTTTAAAAAGCCGTGTGTTTTTATTGCTTATGATCAAGAGATAAAAGTGGAGAGCAGCTGGTCGGTAGATACTATTTATAAGTTTCAACATTTCAGAACTATGCCTAATAATAAAGCTGTTATTTGGTGGACAAAAAAAGATCAAATTACCAATATTATTAAAGCGGCAAAATATGTTCCTGAAACAGATACTTGGATGGACACCGTTTTAGGAGACTACAAACACAGTTCGTCACTCATTGCTGATACCTTAAAATTATAAGTATGCACATTTGCTTTCTTTGTAATGAATACCCTAAAGAAGGATTTCCGCATGGTGGCTTTGGCACTTTTGTCAAAACTATTGCTTTGCAATTAGTAAAAACAGGAGTTGCCGTAAGTGTTGTGGGCGTTAATTATGAAAGTAAGTATGAGGAAGTAGTTGAGAATGGTGTTAATATATACAGAATTGAGAGACATCAAATAAAAGGACTGTCGTGGTTTTTGAATTTCAGAGATATCAATAAATGTCTAAAGAAGATTCATCATAACTCGGCTATCGATATTGTGGAAGCTTCAGAGTTAGGCTTGGCATTTATAAATAAAGCTCCAAATATCAAGTATATCATTAGACTCCATGGCGGGCATCATTTTTTTGCCGAAGCAGAAAAGCGCGGAATTGATAAATGGAAAGGTTTTCAGGAAAAGAAGTCATTTAAGAAGGCGGATACTTTTGTGGCGGTTTCAGAATATGTAAAAAAACATACGGAGCTATATTTAGATTTTAATAATAAAAGCGTTGCAGTAATAAATAATCCGATTAATTTTTCGCTGTTTAAACCTTCAGAAAATCCGAAACAAATTAAGCACCGTCTAGTTTTTGTAGGAACGGTTTGTGAGAAGAAAGGAGTACGACAACTTCTTGAGGCATTTCAAGAAGTGAGACTGAATTATATAGATGCAACTCTTGATATATATGGACGAGACTGGTTTTATCCAGATGGTAGGTCTTATATTGCGGAGCTGCGAAAGATGTTTACGCAGTTACAGATGGATAAAATTCGATTTATGGGAACGGTTGCTCATACAGATTTACCCGAGGTATATGAGTCGGCAAATGTATGCGTATTTCCTTCTCATATAGAGACTCAGGGACTTGTGGCTCCAGAAGCGATGGCAATGGAAAAAGCAGTTATTTTCTCTAAAACAGGTCCAGGGCCAGAGACGATAATTGATGGAGAAACTGGATTTTTAGTAGATCCTTATAATTCGAAAGAGATTGCAGAGAAGATAATGTGGTGTTTTAAAAACGGAGAAGCGGTACAGCAGATTGGAAAAAATGCAAGGATTGCTACTATTAATAAGTTTGCTGTTAATATGATTTTGGAAAAAAACATCGAATTTTATAAAAAATTGTTGAAAAAGAAGCCTTCTGTCAGAATTGCAGATTTGTAAAATTACTATAGTGAATTGTAAATTGTCTAGACATAAAATATTAATTGTTACCAATATTGTAACTATATGAAAATTTCATTTGTCATACCAGTTTTTCGTAATGAAGGTTCGATAGAACCAACATATGAAAAGATTAGAGACTTAATGCTAAAAATTTGTGTTGAATGTGAAATTATTTTTATCAACGATGGTTCTGATGATAATTCGATAGGTGAGTTAAAAGCACTTCATAAATCAGATAAGCAACTTAAAATAATTTCTTTCAGCCGAAACTTTGGACAAGTTGCGGCAATAGTTGCGGGATTAAAAATTGTTACAGGCGATGCCGTAATTATAATGTCTGCTGATTTACAAGAGCCTATTTCGTTGGTGGAAGATATGATCAAGAAACACCGAGAGGGGAGCGAAATAGTAATTTGCCATAGGATAGATAGGGATGATAGTTTCATAGCTAATATTGCTTCATCGATTTTTTACAAATTGATGAAATCGTTAAATTCTAAAATGCC comes from the Flavobacterium ardleyense genome and includes:
- a CDS encoding acylneuraminate cytidylyltransferase family protein, producing the protein MNKTIAIIPARGNSKRLPGKNLLPLGGIPLIAHSILYAQANSETIDAVYVSTDCEQIKNVALEYGAKVIDRPVALSGHLEPTVSALKHVLENIEIVDSVILLQPTNPLRPVNLLKEAFENYTHSNVDSLFTVTRNHQKFGKIMEGRYMPFNYKLGQRSQDLDPLYFENGLLYISKADLILRDIILSELAIPFIIDHPFAKVDIDTQEDFDFAEYVISRSL
- a CDS encoding N-acetylneuraminate synthase family protein; protein product: MKPYIEIAGRKIGADYPPLVIAELGINHEGSLEVAKEMVDAASRAGVEMIKHQTHIVEDEMSGAAKKVIPGNAAVSIYEIMQRCALSEEEELELKNYVESKGMIFISTPFSRAAAQRLEKFDVAAYKIGSGECSNYPLLEHIAAFGKPVILSTGMNDLESIAKAVAIFDAKKVQVALLHTTNLYPTPIHLVRLGAMTQMSEAFPDKVFGLSDHTLNNNACLAAVALGAAILERHFTDVMERSGPDIVCSMDEKTCQELIKNSNEIWQMRGGVKKAAEEEQVTIDFAFATVCSIATVKKGTALSKENIWVKRPGTGAIKAEHFNSILGKIATRNIENDQQLEYKDFE
- a CDS encoding TylF/MycF/NovP-related O-methyltransferase, producing MENLYDLSKKFEYENGFYATANASRFSKFMTHLEFFKRTSEVRGEIVEFGIFKGNSFFRWIKFRDLLEQTYSRKIIGFDIFGDFPEAQLEEDKAKRDAFVKETNGGVSISFEEINTLLQQQGLAENVDIIKGDILITLENYLLENPHLKISLLHIDVDLYEPSKHILEKLFDKVTKGGIIIFDDYGAFAGTNKAVDDFFKNKVEVKKLPYSHAISYIVK
- the neuC gene encoding UDP-N-acetylglucosamine 2-epimerase, which translates into the protein MTKKILFISGTRADFGKIKSLIKIVEGDSQFETTVFVTGMHLQEKYGYTLLEFEKCGITNIHTFENHTDETTMDLTLAKTIQGLSEYVQNSKPDLIVIHGDRVEALAGAIVGSLNNILVAHIEGGEISGTIDELIRHSTSKMSHIHFTSNDLAKKRLIQMGEIEESIFTIGSPDVDIMFSESLPSLEVAKEYYDIHYAKYAIVMFHPVTTEHDEMQKYAEDFVEALLLDDQNYVVIYPNNDLGSSLIFEAYEQLRGSSRFKVIPSLRFEYFLTLLENADFIVGNSSAGIREAPYYGIPIINVGSRQQNRSQHPSILNVGYNKFDIYEALQEKKVKTAITTTDNFGDGNSAEAFLEALQSDGLWEVNRQKQFRDI
- a CDS encoding glycosyltransferase family 4 protein, translating into MHICFLCNEYPKEGFPHGGFGTFVKTIALQLVKTGVAVSVVGVNYESKYEEVVENGVNIYRIERHQIKGLSWFLNFRDINKCLKKIHHNSAIDIVEASELGLAFINKAPNIKYIIRLHGGHHFFAEAEKRGIDKWKGFQEKKSFKKADTFVAVSEYVKKHTELYLDFNNKSVAVINNPINFSLFKPSENPKQIKHRLVFVGTVCEKKGVRQLLEAFQEVRLNYIDATLDIYGRDWFYPDGRSYIAELRKMFTQLQMDKIRFMGTVAHTDLPEVYESANVCVFPSHIETQGLVAPEAMAMEKAVIFSKTGPGPETIIDGETGFLVDPYNSKEIAEKIMWCFKNGEAVQQIGKNARIATINKFAVNMILEKNIEFYKKLLKKKPSVRIADL